One window from the genome of Bdellovibrio sp. NC01 encodes:
- the gcvP gene encoding aminomethyl-transferring glycine dehydrogenase, whose translation MKLADLSSKNEFTPRHIGPNDNDIQAMLKTLGFASLDEMADKIIPSQIRTDHNFAQVGGGVSEYDLLKQLKAMVSKNKVFKSYIGMGFHDSITPTIIQRNIFENPVWYTAYTPYQAEIAQGRLEALLNFQTMIADLTGMEISNSSLLDEGTAAAEAMFMAHALCKNKANAFVVSPKMHPHVIEVLGTRAEPLGFEMIVQDPATYDFNKPVFGVFFQYPDTEGTVEDYSVTAKKFHDHGALVTASVDILAMTLLTPPGEWGADMVVGNSQRFGVPLGFGGPHAAFLATKDAYKRMMPGRIVGVSVDSQGKQALRLALQTREQHIRREKATSNICTAQVLLANMASMYAVYHGPEGLKRIAQRVNRLAGILADGLTKLGYNVSKEAFFDTVTVTTDKAASIIADAEALGMNFRLVSANKVSIALNETVSAEDVETIWMAFHGGKKTDLSVAAIDDTLKLDLPANVTRKSAFMTNSVFSSHHSETELLRYIHHLQNKDITLTHSMIPLGSCTMKLNATTELVPVSWPEISKLHPFAPVAQAAGLIDMIKDLEQKLCDITGFAAVSLQPNAGSQGEYAGLLVIRKYHHSRGQGHRNICLIPSSAHGTNPASAALAGMQVVVVNCDNLGNVEIADLKAKAEQYKDNLSCLMITYPSTHGVYEEGIKEICEIVHANGGQVYMDGANMNALVGMCRPGTFGADVSHMNLHKTFAIPHGGGGPGVGPIGVGAHLKEFLPKHSLVKEAGPANGISSVTSAPWGSASILPISWAYITMMGASGLRKATLVSLLSANYIAKKLEKAYPVLYKGKSGYVAHECIIDVRDIKKTSGIDVTDVAKRLIDYGFHAPTMSFPVAGTLMIEPTESEPKQELDRFIDSMLSIRKEIEAVENGKMDKENNALRNSPHTAQMLMKPEWNHPYSREEAVYPVEWLRANKFWPVVGRVDNAYGDRNLVCSCPSIEEYR comes from the coding sequence ATGAAATTAGCAGATCTTTCTTCAAAGAATGAGTTTACTCCACGTCACATCGGCCCTAACGACAACGACATCCAAGCGATGTTGAAGACTTTAGGCTTCGCTTCTCTTGATGAGATGGCGGATAAAATCATTCCTTCACAAATCCGTACGGATCATAACTTCGCCCAAGTTGGTGGCGGCGTTTCTGAATACGATCTTTTGAAACAATTGAAAGCAATGGTTTCAAAAAACAAAGTTTTCAAATCGTACATCGGCATGGGTTTCCATGACAGCATCACACCAACGATCATTCAAAGAAACATCTTTGAAAATCCAGTGTGGTACACAGCCTACACTCCTTACCAAGCAGAGATCGCTCAAGGTCGCTTGGAAGCGTTGTTGAATTTCCAAACAATGATCGCAGACCTTACTGGCATGGAGATTTCAAATTCTTCATTGCTTGATGAAGGGACCGCTGCTGCGGAAGCCATGTTCATGGCGCATGCACTTTGCAAAAACAAAGCAAACGCATTCGTTGTTTCACCAAAAATGCATCCTCACGTGATCGAAGTTCTTGGCACTCGTGCAGAGCCATTGGGTTTCGAAATGATCGTGCAAGATCCTGCAACGTATGACTTCAACAAACCTGTCTTCGGCGTGTTCTTCCAATACCCTGATACAGAAGGTACAGTTGAAGATTACTCTGTGACAGCGAAGAAATTCCACGATCACGGTGCACTAGTAACAGCTTCAGTTGATATCTTGGCGATGACACTTTTGACTCCTCCAGGTGAATGGGGTGCTGACATGGTTGTGGGTAACTCACAACGTTTCGGTGTACCACTCGGCTTCGGTGGTCCTCACGCGGCTTTCCTTGCAACGAAAGATGCTTATAAGCGCATGATGCCAGGTCGTATCGTGGGCGTGAGTGTGGATTCTCAAGGCAAACAAGCTTTGCGCTTGGCTTTGCAAACTCGCGAACAACATATCCGTCGTGAAAAAGCGACTTCAAATATTTGCACAGCCCAAGTGTTGCTTGCGAACATGGCTTCAATGTACGCCGTTTACCACGGCCCTGAAGGCTTGAAACGCATCGCTCAACGTGTGAACCGTTTGGCCGGTATCTTGGCTGATGGTTTGACGAAACTTGGCTACAACGTTTCTAAAGAAGCTTTCTTCGACACAGTGACTGTGACGACTGATAAAGCAGCTTCAATCATCGCTGATGCGGAAGCATTGGGTATGAACTTCCGTTTGGTTTCTGCAAACAAAGTTTCTATCGCTTTGAATGAAACTGTTTCTGCTGAAGACGTTGAAACAATCTGGATGGCGTTCCATGGTGGCAAGAAAACAGATCTTTCTGTTGCTGCTATCGATGACACTTTGAAATTGGATTTGCCAGCGAACGTGACTCGTAAGTCGGCGTTCATGACGAATTCAGTATTTAGCTCTCACCATTCAGAGACTGAACTTCTTCGTTACATCCACCACTTGCAAAACAAAGACATCACATTGACTCATTCAATGATTCCACTTGGATCTTGCACAATGAAGTTGAATGCAACGACGGAACTTGTTCCTGTGTCTTGGCCAGAAATCAGCAAACTTCATCCGTTTGCACCTGTTGCGCAAGCAGCTGGTTTGATTGACATGATCAAAGATCTTGAACAAAAACTTTGCGACATCACTGGTTTCGCGGCTGTCAGCTTGCAACCAAATGCGGGTTCTCAAGGTGAATATGCAGGTCTTCTTGTGATTCGTAAGTACCACCACTCTCGTGGTCAAGGTCACAGAAACATCTGCTTGATCCCTTCTTCAGCGCATGGAACAAATCCAGCGTCTGCGGCTTTGGCGGGTATGCAAGTTGTTGTTGTGAACTGCGACAACTTGGGTAACGTTGAAATCGCTGACTTGAAAGCGAAAGCGGAACAATACAAAGATAATCTTTCATGCTTGATGATCACTTACCCTTCTACACACGGCGTGTACGAAGAAGGTATCAAAGAGATCTGTGAAATCGTTCACGCTAACGGTGGTCAAGTGTACATGGACGGCGCGAACATGAATGCCCTGGTTGGTATGTGCCGCCCAGGAACATTCGGTGCCGACGTGTCTCACATGAACTTGCATAAAACATTCGCGATCCCTCACGGTGGCGGCGGTCCTGGTGTTGGCCCAATCGGTGTTGGTGCGCACTTGAAAGAGTTCTTACCTAAGCACTCGTTGGTGAAAGAAGCAGGTCCTGCAAATGGTATCTCTTCTGTAACGTCTGCTCCTTGGGGTTCTGCAAGTATTCTTCCGATCTCTTGGGCTTACATCACAATGATGGGTGCATCGGGTCTTCGCAAAGCGACTCTGGTTAGTTTGTTAAGTGCAAACTACATCGCGAAGAAATTGGAAAAAGCATATCCAGTTCTTTACAAAGGTAAGAGCGGTTATGTTGCGCACGAATGTATCATCGACGTTCGCGATATTAAGAAAACATCTGGCATCGACGTCACAGACGTTGCAAAACGCCTGATCGACTACGGCTTCCATGCTCCAACAATGAGCTTCCCGGTTGCTGGTACTTTGATGATCGAGCCGACTGAATCTGAACCAAAACAAGAGTTGGATCGTTTCATCGATTCAATGCTTTCTATCCGTAAAGAGATCGAAGCTGTTGAAAACGGTAAAATGGATAAAGAGAACAACGCTCTTAGAAATTCTCCGCACACAGCTCAGATGTTGATGAAACCTGAATGGAATCATCCTTACTCTCGCGAAGAAGCGGTTTACCCAGTTGAGTGGTTGCGTGCTAACAAGTTCTGGCCAGTTGTAGGCCGCGTAGACAACGCCTACGGTGACAGAAACTTGGTATGCTCTTGCCCTTCAATTGAAGAGTACAGATAG
- a CDS encoding PKD domain-containing protein, with protein MNYGRVLLPLSFVLFAGCQKTATTESADAVQAAAVECVNGTSSDSDQALKIIGTEAAASGSAVKYSLSDSGTCVNGQKVAWKAIGASKATTTSSGLTSVFKLSGSYVITAQEKSTTSATTQVVSYKTAVVSDQMMISGPQAGFALNDIAFNLIVPSNITPTSIVWNFGDANGNASTNIVNNVQAASHTYYYAGVYNVSVAVTDANGAVTNLSQRLTIITFQDNMSCITDLAISGATEAKVKVDTSMSVYIPECLTNKIGAVKWNFGDNSTASNQSVTHAYQAVGKYPVTATLYLVGSNDPWITLDHSINVIENLDVPVQPEVPVDPQACSVQGQTRESQGEIYSDSQSCGVNGTKTVSYRDRVVEECKLVVESLKWVEVSRTKEVTNEGPCEGQSCTLPDGSLLANGASKVLYTSASPAGSCSTVSESRTCNNGVLSGSASANQLICHDGCGAFGSHGTVKTGVETGEVQVAKTCAYGETGIFDIYTQISDQVCTDGQVISSNARQGTIKTAGQCPVYSWVGTDTFTACSADCGGKQSRIFVCKDDKGNQADSARCTGAAPVEERVCDGNPDAVRRQEQSTREEEANSSNTCPKNQIGVIVKTRDVVTTNTYACIDHSVQLESSVETPTAWVEEAYCRDYVAMRCSQDSLSNTEAKGRYDWMVKCQDKLPIIKEFLTNFADVAIRVGGTNVTVGGSSRELYPTFMNYAYKPEKPWIAPKNKNADCVMPATVYVATVCVSSCATPDQQILVEAKAAKSMKYTTFLDALTNNEKKVMTMQNGGSISSTALANTKVDEWVTELIDTEHDILVFKMKSGRQLKVTPNHPILTADGSMKAAEDFKAGEALVELGGKLDPIVSIENTKYFGKVYNVFVNSNDVYHNIVITNGYLNGTAYFQMDRNAKDLNRALFKDKLTRGVFK; from the coding sequence ATGAACTACGGAAGAGTCTTACTGCCCCTGAGTTTTGTTCTGTTCGCTGGATGCCAAAAAACCGCTACGACGGAAAGCGCTGATGCTGTTCAAGCCGCTGCTGTAGAGTGTGTGAATGGCACTTCTTCAGATAGCGATCAAGCTTTGAAGATCATTGGTACTGAAGCCGCTGCCAGCGGTAGCGCAGTTAAATATTCATTGAGTGACTCTGGTACTTGCGTGAACGGTCAAAAGGTCGCATGGAAAGCGATCGGTGCTTCAAAAGCGACGACAACATCTTCTGGCTTAACTTCCGTGTTCAAATTGTCTGGTAGCTATGTGATTACGGCACAAGAAAAGTCGACGACTTCGGCAACGACTCAAGTTGTGTCTTATAAAACGGCTGTCGTTTCAGATCAGATGATGATCTCGGGACCCCAAGCCGGTTTTGCATTAAATGACATCGCCTTTAATCTTATTGTTCCAAGCAATATCACTCCGACATCAATTGTATGGAACTTCGGTGATGCGAACGGTAACGCTAGCACAAACATCGTTAATAACGTCCAAGCCGCAAGCCATACCTATTATTATGCGGGCGTTTATAACGTCAGCGTCGCGGTTACGGATGCAAACGGTGCGGTGACGAACCTAAGTCAACGCCTTACAATCATCACATTCCAAGACAACATGAGTTGCATCACCGACCTTGCGATTTCTGGTGCGACAGAGGCGAAAGTCAAAGTCGATACCTCAATGTCAGTTTATATCCCCGAGTGCTTAACCAATAAAATTGGCGCGGTTAAATGGAATTTCGGAGATAACTCGACAGCTTCAAATCAGTCTGTGACTCACGCTTATCAAGCGGTGGGTAAATATCCTGTGACTGCGACTTTATATTTGGTCGGCAGTAACGATCCTTGGATCACTTTGGATCATTCAATCAACGTCATTGAAAACCTTGATGTGCCGGTACAACCTGAAGTTCCGGTGGATCCACAAGCTTGTTCGGTTCAAGGACAAACTCGTGAAAGCCAAGGTGAAATCTATTCTGACTCACAGTCTTGCGGCGTGAACGGTACTAAAACTGTTTCTTACCGCGACCGTGTGGTCGAAGAATGTAAACTTGTTGTTGAAAGTTTGAAATGGGTTGAAGTTTCTCGTACGAAAGAAGTTACAAACGAAGGCCCTTGCGAAGGACAGTCATGTACATTGCCTGACGGTTCATTGCTTGCTAACGGTGCTTCTAAAGTCCTTTATACTTCAGCAAGCCCAGCAGGTTCGTGCTCGACAGTCAGTGAATCACGTACTTGTAATAACGGTGTTCTTTCAGGTTCAGCATCTGCAAACCAATTGATCTGTCATGATGGTTGCGGTGCCTTCGGTTCCCACGGCACAGTGAAAACTGGTGTTGAGACTGGCGAAGTGCAAGTAGCAAAAACTTGTGCTTACGGTGAAACAGGTATCTTTGATATCTATACACAAATTTCTGACCAAGTTTGTACTGATGGCCAAGTGATTTCTAGCAACGCTCGCCAAGGTACCATTAAAACTGCGGGTCAATGTCCAGTTTACTCTTGGGTTGGTACGGATACATTCACTGCATGTTCTGCGGACTGCGGTGGTAAGCAATCGCGTATCTTCGTATGTAAAGACGACAAAGGTAATCAAGCAGACAGTGCTCGTTGTACGGGTGCAGCTCCTGTTGAAGAACGCGTTTGTGACGGAAATCCAGATGCTGTTCGCAGACAAGAACAGTCGACTCGTGAAGAGGAAGCAAATAGCTCTAATACATGTCCTAAAAACCAAATTGGTGTGATCGTAAAAACACGCGATGTGGTGACTACAAATACTTACGCTTGTATCGATCACTCGGTTCAACTTGAAAGTTCAGTAGAAACTCCAACTGCGTGGGTTGAAGAGGCTTACTGCCGTGACTACGTGGCTATGCGCTGTTCACAAGACTCTTTAAGCAATACAGAAGCTAAAGGTCGTTACGACTGGATGGTGAAATGTCAGGACAAACTTCCAATCATCAAAGAGTTCTTAACGAACTTTGCCGATGTTGCAATCAGAGTGGGTGGTACGAATGTAACTGTGGGCGGTTCAAGTCGTGAATTGTATCCAACATTCATGAACTACGCTTACAAACCAGAAAAACCATGGATTGCTCCGAAAAATAAAAATGCGGATTGTGTGATGCCAGCGACGGTCTACGTAGCAACTGTGTGCGTATCGTCTTGCGCGACTCCTGATCAGCAGATCCTTGTGGAGGCAAAAGCTGCGAAATCCATGAAGTACACAACTTTCCTTGATGCTCTGACGAACAACGAGAAGAAAGTTATGACAATGCAAAACGGCGGTTCCATCAGCAGTACGGCATTGGCAAATACAAAAGTTGACGAATGGGTGACAGAGTTGATCGACACTGAACACGACATCTTGGTATTCAAAATGAAATCAGGTCGTCAATTGAAAGTCACTCCGAACCATCCAATCTTGACTGCTGACGGTTCAATGAAGGCTGCTGAAGACTTCAAAGCCGGAGAAGCACTTGTCGAGTTGGGCGGTAAATTAGACCCAATCGTATCCATCGAGAATACGAAGTACTTCGGTAAAGTTTATAACGTGTTTGTGAATTCAAACGACGTGTACCACAACATCGTGATTACAAACGGTTACTTAAACGGTACGGCTTACTTCCAAATGGATAGAAACGCCAAAGACTTAAACCGTGCCTTGTTCAAAGATAAATTGACTCGTGGAGTATTTAAATAA
- a CDS encoding actin-binding protein: MASTAFQKILNNLSSNKNVQSLLESFQTLSDEIKKREAELKGAFDQKKDEKLEQAWQKYQEIVKVLSVSEEKLEKEVNSTLSKIKKSADSLEKNIVVAKKRALAKKAELEKKIFSKQAKKKTTKKAAKKAPAKTTKKAVTKKAATTRKKTSKKA; this comes from the coding sequence ATGGCATCTACAGCGTTCCAAAAAATCTTGAACAATCTTTCTTCAAACAAAAACGTTCAAAGCCTTCTTGAGAGCTTCCAAACGTTGAGCGACGAAATTAAAAAACGCGAAGCTGAACTTAAAGGCGCTTTCGATCAAAAGAAAGACGAGAAGTTGGAACAAGCTTGGCAGAAATACCAAGAGATCGTAAAAGTTCTTAGCGTCTCTGAAGAGAAACTTGAAAAAGAAGTAAACAGCACTTTGAGCAAAATCAAAAAGTCTGCTGACTCTTTAGAAAAGAACATCGTTGTTGCTAAGAAAAGAGCATTGGCGAAAAAAGCTGAACTAGAGAAAAAAATCTTCAGCAAGCAAGCGAAGAAAAAAACAACGAAGAAAGCCGCTAAAAAAGCGCCTGCAAAAACGACGAAAAAAGCAGTAACTAAAAAAGCTGCTACGACTCGCAAAAAGACTTCTAAAAAAGCGTAA
- a CDS encoding DUF4286 family protein, whose amino-acid sequence MVTYLVHVTVQHEFYDNYVEWLKTEHIPEFLQVPGFLNAELCLRKGGSMVASSKEVRIVFHVKDEELLKAYMSEHAMKLREKAMDKFPGQFSTHREVWLETINFTSK is encoded by the coding sequence ATGGTTACTTATCTTGTGCACGTCACAGTTCAACACGAATTTTATGACAACTACGTTGAATGGCTTAAAACCGAGCACATCCCTGAATTCCTTCAGGTTCCTGGCTTTTTGAACGCAGAACTTTGCTTGCGCAAAGGCGGCTCTATGGTCGCTTCAAGCAAAGAAGTCCGCATCGTCTTTCACGTCAAAGATGAGGAGCTTTTGAAAGCTTACATGTCTGAGCACGCGATGAAACTTCGCGAGAAAGCTATGGATAAATTCCCAGGTCAGTTCTCTACCCACCGTGAGGTCTGGTTGGAGACAATTAATTTTACGTCAAAATAA
- a CDS encoding TldD/PmbA family protein: protein MNFTESTKKSFNEVADYLLGQLTADEAATLNLHAEETTFVRFNNNKVRQNTFVEQRTLGLSLQSKGKSANLSFSITGVTAEDKKRADHWLAEARKECDLLPEDPYIVPIQNNGSSDKTVKGYLLNDEDLFVSITRAAQGSDLAGLYCGGALISANRNSKGQSHWFANESFFMDYSLYMGEKAVKGSYAGRSWDQQAFEAKLAQSKNLLGLMDRPKKVLAPGAYRTYLAPGAVAELSTMFYWGSLSFNGYKQGNSSLTKLANKEKHLSPLLSLRENYTMGLTHQYNSLGEVAPETLELITKGELKNYLISSRSAKEYDVKGNNAAEGEYPRALEILPGTLKEQDILKELGTGLYLSNLHYLNWSDRMNARITGMTRYACFWVENGEIVAPIADLRFDESLYDCLGANLLAVTEFQEVDPEVSTYENRSFGGKKIPGMLIKDFKFTL, encoded by the coding sequence ATGAATTTCACAGAATCGACAAAAAAATCCTTCAACGAAGTAGCGGATTATCTTCTTGGTCAATTGACTGCTGATGAAGCAGCTACTTTGAATTTGCATGCAGAAGAAACAACCTTCGTAAGATTTAATAACAACAAAGTTCGCCAAAACACTTTCGTTGAACAACGCACTTTGGGTTTAAGTCTACAAAGCAAAGGCAAATCCGCAAATTTAAGTTTTTCAATCACGGGTGTGACTGCTGAAGATAAAAAACGCGCCGATCATTGGTTGGCAGAAGCTCGCAAAGAGTGTGATTTACTTCCGGAAGATCCATACATTGTGCCAATCCAAAACAATGGCAGCAGTGATAAGACAGTGAAAGGTTATTTGTTGAATGACGAAGACCTTTTCGTTTCGATCACGCGTGCTGCACAAGGCAGTGACCTTGCTGGTCTTTACTGCGGTGGTGCTTTGATTTCTGCAAACAGAAACTCGAAAGGCCAAAGCCACTGGTTCGCGAATGAGTCATTCTTTATGGATTACTCTTTGTATATGGGCGAAAAAGCCGTGAAAGGTTCTTACGCCGGCAGAAGTTGGGATCAACAAGCTTTCGAAGCCAAACTTGCGCAGTCGAAAAACTTATTGGGCTTGATGGACCGCCCGAAAAAAGTTCTGGCTCCGGGTGCGTATCGTACTTACTTGGCTCCTGGTGCAGTTGCTGAACTTTCGACAATGTTCTATTGGGGCTCACTCAGCTTCAATGGCTACAAACAAGGCAATAGCTCTTTGACAAAATTGGCGAATAAAGAAAAACACCTATCGCCATTGTTGTCGCTTCGTGAAAACTACACGATGGGATTAACTCATCAATACAACTCTTTGGGTGAAGTTGCGCCAGAGACTTTGGAACTTATTACCAAAGGTGAGCTGAAGAACTATCTGATCTCGAGTCGTTCTGCAAAAGAGTACGATGTGAAAGGCAACAATGCGGCCGAGGGTGAGTACCCACGCGCATTGGAAATCTTGCCTGGCACTTTGAAAGAACAAGACATTTTGAAAGAACTAGGTACGGGACTCTATTTATCGAATCTGCATTACTTGAATTGGTCCGATAGAATGAATGCTCGAATCACGGGAATGACTCGTTATGCGTGTTTCTGGGTGGAAAACGGCGAAATCGTTGCACCCATCGCGGATTTGCGTTTTGACGAAAGCCTTTATGATTGCCTAGGAGCAAACTTGTTAGCCGTGACTGAGTTCCAAGAGGTGGACCCCGAAGTTTCCACTTACGAGAACCGCTCTTTCGGTGGCAAAAAGATTCCTGGCATGCTAATCAAAGACTTCAAATTTACTCTATAA
- a CDS encoding TldD/PmbA family protein produces the protein MGLHKTLSQLQGSVDWAQLRHVTEKTTYRTVRDEKPDRNSISFDHGLMAEVLVNGHFGYAGTSDLSEEGIKRAFAKATLMARQASAFKVHDFSILQRPKAMGHYHSPVTRAMDSISAKEISDIFVDATRAMKVSDKIVSRSATAMIVESEFFTVSTSGSDVHQKFSIVSTDFSATASDGTETQTRSDQGGLARCLQIGAEVFDRASILERSKRIATEAVELVHAENCPDTVMDLLIAPDQMTLQVHESIGHPLEYDRILGDERNYAGWSFVKPQDFGHLQYGSKLMNVTFDPTIPDALASYSFDDSGNPATKEFLIKDGLLVRGLGGLESQARLTLPGVANTRSSSWNRAPIDRMANINLEAGNSKLADMIASTERGVFMHANKSWSIDDYRNKFQFGCEYGQLIENGKLTKTVKNPNYRGTTVKFWNSLKAVSENRETYGSPYCGKGEPNQVIRVGHTTPYCLFSNVEVFGA, from the coding sequence ATCGGTTTGCACAAAACTCTCTCGCAACTTCAGGGGTCGGTTGACTGGGCCCAATTGCGTCACGTGACAGAAAAAACTACTTACCGCACGGTTCGTGATGAAAAACCAGATCGTAACAGCATCTCGTTCGATCACGGTTTGATGGCCGAGGTTTTGGTCAATGGTCATTTCGGTTATGCCGGCACAAGCGACCTTTCGGAAGAGGGCATTAAACGAGCTTTTGCCAAAGCAACCCTGATGGCGCGCCAAGCTTCGGCGTTCAAAGTTCATGACTTTTCTATTTTGCAGCGTCCCAAAGCTATGGGCCATTATCATTCACCCGTCACGCGTGCGATGGATTCCATTTCTGCGAAGGAAATCTCGGATATTTTCGTCGATGCTACTCGCGCGATGAAAGTTTCAGACAAAATCGTCAGCCGTTCAGCAACAGCGATGATCGTCGAATCAGAATTCTTCACGGTCAGCACTTCGGGATCTGACGTTCACCAAAAATTCTCTATCGTCAGCACAGATTTTTCAGCGACAGCTTCAGATGGTACTGAAACACAAACTCGTTCTGACCAAGGCGGTCTTGCGCGTTGTTTGCAAATCGGTGCTGAAGTTTTTGATCGTGCTTCTATTTTGGAACGTTCAAAAAGAATTGCTACTGAAGCGGTAGAATTAGTTCACGCAGAAAATTGTCCTGACACAGTGATGGACTTGTTAATCGCTCCGGATCAAATGACTTTGCAAGTGCATGAATCTATCGGCCATCCGCTTGAGTACGATCGCATCTTGGGTGACGAGCGCAACTATGCTGGCTGGAGCTTCGTGAAACCACAAGACTTCGGCCACTTGCAATACGGTTCAAAATTGATGAACGTGACTTTCGATCCAACGATCCCTGATGCTTTGGCTTCATATTCATTCGACGATTCTGGCAATCCAGCGACGAAAGAATTCTTGATCAAAGACGGTTTGCTAGTACGTGGCTTAGGCGGTCTTGAATCGCAAGCTCGTTTAACTTTACCAGGAGTTGCGAACACACGTTCGTCTTCTTGGAATCGTGCACCGATTGATCGTATGGCGAATATCAACTTGGAAGCTGGTAACAGCAAACTTGCTGACATGATCGCATCGACAGAGCGTGGTGTGTTCATGCATGCGAATAAATCTTGGTCGATCGATGACTACCGCAACAAATTCCAATTCGGTTGCGAGTACGGACAGCTTATCGAAAACGGCAAATTAACGAAGACGGTGAAAAATCCAAACTATCGCGGCACGACTGTGAAATTCTGGAACAGCTTAAAAGCTGTCAGCGAAAATCGCGAAACTTACGGTTCTCCGTATTGTGGTAAGGGCGAACCGAACCAAGTGATTCGTGTGGGCCATACGACTCCTTATTGCTTGTTCTCTAACGTTGAAGTTTTCGGCGCTTAA
- a CDS encoding EF-P lysine aminoacylase GenX, whose translation MDRIEYLAKIWKKYPAMPAGAIVAGRIYNLVREDGALELTLQRDSLTHKVKFDNAPEFSEFLDFGDIVAVLSEKELILLAPQTTSLPRRFYDKELFIKWNNYLDHVRGFFKFNNFVSLRTPGLVVCPGTEPALDVFATELKVGSRREKLYLPTSPELHLKKALALGADKIYEITPCFRNGEVTERHQPEFLMLEWYRAYDTLAAIKKDAIDLVTYLSKSLRVPGPRQVISYTVAELFKIYCGFNLTPQTSAAELKALAEKLNVDVRSAESIDDYFFLIFMDKIESQLPPEDLIFVEKYPPYQAALARLTEDGWGDRFEFYWKGLELANAFHELNDPSVQRLRSQEDLQKKAEMHKEAVPLDEEFFASLDAGMPPSGGIALGVERLFMCLYDVKSISELRLFPQG comes from the coding sequence TTGGATCGTATTGAGTATTTAGCAAAAATCTGGAAGAAATATCCTGCCATGCCTGCGGGCGCGATTGTGGCCGGACGCATTTACAACCTTGTTCGCGAAGACGGTGCTCTTGAACTGACTTTGCAACGCGATTCACTGACTCATAAAGTTAAATTTGATAACGCTCCTGAATTTTCAGAGTTCCTTGATTTCGGCGACATCGTTGCCGTCCTTTCTGAAAAAGAATTGATTCTACTAGCCCCACAAACGACATCGTTACCGCGCAGATTTTACGACAAAGAATTATTCATAAAATGGAATAACTATCTTGATCACGTCCGTGGTTTTTTTAAATTCAATAACTTCGTTTCATTGCGCACTCCAGGCCTTGTTGTGTGTCCCGGCACTGAACCAGCACTAGATGTTTTTGCAACGGAATTGAAAGTGGGTTCTCGTCGCGAAAAACTTTATTTGCCGACAAGTCCTGAATTGCATTTGAAAAAAGCTTTGGCTTTGGGTGCTGATAAAATTTATGAAATCACTCCGTGTTTTAGAAATGGTGAAGTGACGGAACGTCATCAGCCGGAATTTTTGATGCTGGAATGGTATCGCGCTTACGATACCTTGGCTGCGATTAAAAAAGATGCGATTGATTTAGTAACATATCTTTCGAAATCTTTGCGAGTACCGGGTCCGCGCCAAGTGATTAGCTACACGGTTGCGGAATTGTTTAAGATTTACTGTGGCTTCAATCTGACGCCACAAACATCTGCTGCTGAACTGAAAGCTTTAGCAGAAAAGTTGAACGTCGATGTGCGCAGTGCTGAAAGCATTGATGATTATTTCTTTTTGATCTTCATGGATAAAATTGAATCGCAACTGCCACCAGAAGATTTGATCTTTGTTGAAAAGTATCCGCCGTATCAAGCAGCACTTGCGCGTTTGACAGAAGACGGGTGGGGAGATCGTTTCGAATTTTATTGGAAAGGTCTGGAGCTTGCGAATGCCTTCCACGAATTGAACGATCCGTCGGTGCAACGTCTGCGTTCGCAAGAAGATCTGCAGAAAAAAGCTGAAATGCACAAAGAAGCTGTGCCGTTGGACGAAGAATTCTTCGCAAGTCTTGATGCAGGTATGCCGCCATCAGGTGGAATTGCTCTTGGAGTAGAAAGACTTTTTATGTGTCTTTATGACGTGAAAAGTATTTCTGAGTTGCGATTGTTTCCACAGGGATAG